In Bacillus sp. S3, the sequence GAATTGTTTTTAATTGTACTATTTGGGGTGTCTTGTTTTATTTTTTATCAAAATGGCTTTAGTCCGGATATTGTCTATTATATTTGTGGTGCCGTATTGCTAGTAATGTTTGGTATTACGGTTTCAGTGCTAAAAACCATTATTTTAAGACATCATTATATAAAACCTCATTAGCGTTTCTTATTCTTTATTAGAAAGCAGCTCAGACACAGTCACAAAGCTGTATCCTTTTTCTTTCAGTGCCGGCAAAAATAACTTTAAGGCCTCGATGGTCTGACTTCTGTCGCCGCCGCCATCATGCAGGAGAATAATGTCGCCATTCCGCGCGTGACGGATGACATGATTAGCGATGTTCCGTGCTCCCGGCAAGGACCAATCCTTTAATTCCTGATGATAGGACCAAAGGACAACCCTGTATCCTTGTTCTTTTGCCTCATGCAGCAGTGCATTGTCCAAATATCCACCCGGTGGCCGAAACAACTTAGGGTGGTTAGGCTGATACTTTTGAATAATACGTTCAGCCCGACTGATTTCGCCGCTCATCTGTTGGAAACCAACTTTATTTTCATATGGGTGTGTCATGGAGTGATTGCCTATTTCATGGCCAGCTTCCACAACTTGTTCGACAACGTCCGGATACAGCTCCATTCTGTTTCCGATTTGAAAAAATGTTGCATGGGCACTATACTTCTCCAAAAGAGCAAGCACCTGCGGTGTATAAATCGGGCTTGGTCCATCGTCAAATGTTAAAGAAATAACCTTTTTTGAGGTCGTCACATCCCAGACCACTTGCCCAGTAGGCTCCACTTGCCTTCTCTTTATCATCTCTGCAAACACATTTGATTGAAGGCTGGAGTAAAAACAGATACATGCAATAATGATTCTAACCCGTTTCATCACGACAAAAAGCCCCTTTTTCAATCCTTTTCTTACCCAACTTGTAAGTCTTTATAATTTGCGTCATTATTATCATTCCTATGTTAATGTCCATAGACCAGAAAAAGGAAAAACACGAACAATTTTGAAACTATATTGTTTTTTCCTCGTACATACAGTTATGGAAGGATGGTGGGCAAGTTGAGCAGATACTCAATTGAAGAATTTATTAAACAAACGGAGCAAGAGGATAAAGGGGAAGGCTTTTTCGAATTAGAAACACCGAGGATGCTTGAAGTAAATTTGGACGGCCTTGTATGGGCGAAAGCAGGGTCAATGGTTGCTTATCATGGAAAAATAAAATTTGAGCGTGAAGGCATTTTGGAGCATGGCTTGGGAACAGCATTCAAAAAGGCGTTTACCGGTGAAGGGGCATCGTTAATGAAAGCAAACGGCCGGGGGAAATTGTACCTTGCCGACGAAGGGAAAAAGATCATCATCCTTAATTTACAAAACGACTCGATCTATGTGAACGGTAATGATCTGCTTGCATTTGAACCAGGGATTAAATGGGAGATTAAATTAATGAAGCGGATTGCCGGGATGATGGCAGGCGGCTTATTCAATGTCCGCTGTGAAGGAACGGGCATGATTGCGATCACTACACACTATGAGCCATTGACATTACGGGTTTTGCCAGGTCAGCCGATTATAACCGACCCAAATGCCACCGTCGCCTGGTCCGGAAACCTCCAGCCCGAGTTCCAAACCGATATCAGTTTAAAGACATTCTTCGGAAGAGGCAGCGGCGAGTCCATTCAAATGCGATTTGAAGGCGACGGTTTTGTTGTGGTCCAGCCTTATGAAGAGGTTAAGCGGGTGGAGAGGAGTAATTAAAGGCAAAAATATTTGTGTAGGGAGAGGACAACAAAAAACATCTGATCCTTAGGTCAGATGTTTTCGTTTGTATGAATTACTTTTTCAAATGATAAGGCACTGTCGTAATAATCACGTTTCTCCGGTATAGTAAGAATGAACGAATCAGTAAGCTTGACTGGTTGTGAAGAATATTGTGCCAGCCTTTTTTAGGAATAAACTGCGGGATGACAACGGTAACTTGATAATTCGATTCCCTTGCCTTATGTTCCACTGTATCTACAAATTTGGTCAACGGTTGAATAATACTGCGATAATGAGAATGCAGTGTCACAAGCCGGACATCGGGCTGCCATTTCTTCCATTTCTCTTCAAACTTCTTTTCATCTTCTCTTTCAAAAGCAACGTAAACCGCAATAATCTGGTCGGGTGAAAGAGATTTAGCATAATTGATGGAGTTTTCTACCACGTGCGTTATACCTGCGACCGGTACAACAATGACATTCCCTTCAATTGGAACTACAGGCTCGCAACTGCTAATTCTGAGTTGATCCCCGACTGCATCATAATGCTTTCTTATTCTATGGAAAACAAGAATGATAAGCGGGATGAAAATTAGTACAGGCCAAACCTGAGCGAATTTTGTTAAAAAGAACACGATGGTCACCGTAAAGCTAATGAATGCACCTGTTGTGTTAATAATGAGCTTTGGTACCCATCCGGTTGGTTTTTCACGAATCCATTTCAGCATCATTCCTGTTTGCGATAACGTAAAAGGAATGAAAACACCCACGGCATAAAGCGGAATGAGATGTTCTGTCTGACCTTCAAAAAACATAATTAACAAGATGGAGGCTATACCAAGGATGATGATTCCATTGGAGTAACCTAATCGATCACCCCTAATGGTAAACATTCTAGGGATAAATTTATCTTTGGCTAAATTTACTGCAAGCAGAGGGAAGGCCGAATATCCCGTATTGGCAGCAAGAATTAAGATCAAAGCAGTAGTCCCCTGAATAAAATAATACATCCCATTCCGCCCAAAAACTTCTTCGGCAATTTGTGAGACGACCGTCACTTCATGGCGGGGAGAAATCCCATAAAAATAGGCCAACAGTACAATCCCAGAAAAAAGTATCGCTAATAATATCCCCATCGCCATTAACGTTTTGGCCGCATTTTTAGGAGCGGGGTCTTTAAAGTTTGGAATCGCATTTGAAATCGCTTCTACACCTGTTAAGGCGGAACTTCCAGAGGCAAAGGCCCGTAAGAGAATAAAGAGACTGATTCCGGCTACGGGAGTGCCAATCGGTGCAGATAAATCTGGCGAAACCCGGCCTGTTACAATGTTGAATAATCCAACCCCAATTAGTATGAATAAAGCCAGCACAAACAAATAAACAGGATAGGCTAATATAGACGCCGACTCCGTTACTCCTCGTAAGTTCAAGATGGTTATGAAAATGACAAAGATAATGGCAATGGCTACAGTGTGTGCGTGTAAGGCCGGAAAGGCAGATGTGATCGCATCTGTACCAGCAGATACACTTACAGCCACTGTTAAAATATAATCAACTAATAAGGAACCACCCGCAATCAGGCCCGGATTAATACCTAAATTTTCTTTCGAAACCACATATGCTCCGCCGCCATGTGGATAGGCAAAGATAATCTGGCGGTAAGAGAGAATTAACGCTGCTAATAGTATTAATACACCGATTGCAATTGGAATGGAGTACCAAAAGGCAAGGGTGCCCAATGTAAACAGGACAATCAAAATTTGTTCAGGTCCATAGGCAACGGAAGATAATGCATCCGATGAAAGGATTGCTAAGG encodes:
- a CDS encoding APC family permease, whose translation is MKSSIKRLLIGRPLKSTALGEQRLSKTKALAILSSDALSSVAYGPEQILIVLFTLGTLAFWYSIPIAIGVLILLAALILSYRQIIFAYPHGGGAYVVSKENLGINPGLIAGGSLLVDYILTVAVSVSAGTDAITSAFPALHAHTVAIAIIFVIFITILNLRGVTESASILAYPVYLFVLALFILIGVGLFNIVTGRVSPDLSAPIGTPVAGISLFILLRAFASGSSALTGVEAISNAIPNFKDPAPKNAAKTLMAMGILLAILFSGIVLLAYFYGISPRHEVTVVSQIAEEVFGRNGMYYFIQGTTALILILAANTGYSAFPLLAVNLAKDKFIPRMFTIRGDRLGYSNGIIILGIASILLIMFFEGQTEHLIPLYAVGVFIPFTLSQTGMMLKWIREKPTGWVPKLIINTTGAFISFTVTIVFFLTKFAQVWPVLIFIPLIILVFHRIRKHYDAVGDQLRISSCEPVVPIEGNVIVVPVAGITHVVENSINYAKSLSPDQIIAVYVAFEREDEKKFEEKWKKWQPDVRLVTLHSHYRSIIQPLTKFVDTVEHKARESNYQVTVVIPQFIPKKGWHNILHNQSSLLIRSFLLYRRNVIITTVPYHLKK
- a CDS encoding AIM24 family protein, whose translation is MSRYSIEEFIKQTEQEDKGEGFFELETPRMLEVNLDGLVWAKAGSMVAYHGKIKFEREGILEHGLGTAFKKAFTGEGASLMKANGRGKLYLADEGKKIIILNLQNDSIYVNGNDLLAFEPGIKWEIKLMKRIAGMMAGGLFNVRCEGTGMIAITTHYEPLTLRVLPGQPIITDPNATVAWSGNLQPEFQTDISLKTFFGRGSGESIQMRFEGDGFVVVQPYEEVKRVERSN
- a CDS encoding polysaccharide deacetylase family protein, with the translated sequence MKRVRIIIACICFYSSLQSNVFAEMIKRRQVEPTGQVVWDVTTSKKVISLTFDDGPSPIYTPQVLALLEKYSAHATFFQIGNRMELYPDVVEQVVEAGHEIGNHSMTHPYENKVGFQQMSGEISRAERIIQKYQPNHPKLFRPPGGYLDNALLHEAKEQGYRVVLWSYHQELKDWSLPGARNIANHVIRHARNGDIILLHDGGGDRSQTIEALKLFLPALKEKGYSFVTVSELLSNKE